NNNNNNNNNNNNNNNNNNNNNNNNNNNNNNNNNNNNNNNNNNNNNNNNNNNNNNNNNNNNNNNNNNNNNNNNNNNNNNNNNNNNNNNNNNNNNNNNNNNNNNNNNNNNNNNNNNNNNNNNNNNNNNNNNNNNNNNNNNNNNNNNNNNNNNNNNNNNNNNNNNNNNNNNNNNNNNNNNNNNNNNNNNNNNNNNNNNNNNNNNNNNNNNNNNNNtttacaatattaaggtctcgtattactcttttatggatagttatgttccacaagattgtaaaacacatacAAAGTAAtttgggtccttataagtgtaaacacaattgtttacaattttaaggtcttagattactctgtttaggaGAGTCCTGTTCCaaacattgtaaaagttatccttactcttgtaatatcataatttacaaagataaaaGCATGttgtacaatattaaggtaaagGGGAACCTTCGAAAGGTAAACTAGGTCCTTCTACTTGTAAGCACTTAATTTACTTCTCTAATGTCCCACCTTAActttataaaagaaatttgaatttaaatcttttttaaatacatgtttaCAACATATTTACACATGACAAAATCGCATTTACAATATACAATATTGAgttttttgaccaaaaaaaattattcactTCCGGGTTACAAAACTATTTGGAATAGGAAGTGAAACCATGTGAAAAACCAAGTAAAAAGTGAAGAACATAGACGAACTTGATAACTGCACgtttacaatttacaacgaattgtttgtcaattgcattattTGTTTGCAATTTCCAACtaactgtttgtcaattgtaTTATTCGTTTGCAATTTCCGACTAACTGCttgtcaattgcattattTGTTTGCAAATTCCTACTAACTGTTTGTCAATTACATTATTACCTTTTCATCTTAGGTGAGCCAATCTATCAGTGCCTTTTCCATCTTATGGTCACTTCCTTTGGAATTAACTCATTGAACCCATTGAGATAGAACAATACACGATCATATTTGACATcattatataaaacaaattacaTAAGCTAACACTTCACATCTACCACAAAGAAAGACAACAATAGAACCAATAAGGTTTTTGCTATCATGTGAGGTGGTTAGAAATTCAGAAAAGCTAGTCAACAATAGTGTTTAATCAGTAAGCAAAAGCTAAGAATATATAAGCTTACAATTGTACTGCTCAAATGATTCAGAAATGTACAGAAgctttgatttctttcttctattgCTTActctattctctctctctatttccttcctttcttctATTCTTGAATAATCAGACCTTCATTTTAACAAGCCCAACTAAAGAAGAGAGAGCAACCATGGAAAAAAAGACTGATCGTATCAAGAAGAAGAGACACGAGTCGTACgaagaaaaagagatagaAGTGCCAAGAAGAGGATGAGATAGAAGTCGCAAGAAaaccttctttcttttcaaatttctctttccttttttttcttttttttctttttttaacttgGAGCAATCCATTTAACCGGTCACTCACTATTAAGCAATGTTTTTATGCATTCTACTAAGTTTTTTTGCACATGGATTACAAGCTTTTGAACATACAATTAATTATCAAGGATTTATCGTTAGTGAGAGATTCTATGTTTCATTATTGTGCAAAGATAATAATTATTGCATGACCCAAATGCAAATAGGACTACTTTGATTGTCAATTGCATTACTGGAATGCAAATTACACTACCTGTTTGTCAATTACATTGACAAATCACATTttatatttccattttcaattaattgtgCATAGATAATGGCAATTGCTCGACTTGAATGCAAATGCTACTACTTTCTTTGTCAATTGCACGACTAGAATGCAAATGGCACtacctgtttgtcaattgcattgacAAATCACATATTGTATATACtttctcaaaattgaaaagactGTCAATAATGCATACACTAATCTGAAAATACAACTTCATGGTATAATGCCCATTCACAATGCTAATGggatgattttttcaattgGCACATAAACTATGATATAATAgtcaaatttactttaaaagcTTATTCTTAATGGTACTACATCAAAGCTAACATAAACTTCATTCATGTAATTGAAAGTATTGTTCAATACATTCACTCTACAGAAccaataattataaatctCAAATCTTAAGTCATcatgtatattatttttaaaaaaaaaaattacaatctCCAGatacaatgaaaatattacaaaTTCAAGTAGCCAAATAAATAGACTCCAAAATAGTATATTAGGATTGTACTTGGCCTAATTCTTTACCCCAACCTGAAAAACAATCACGAAACTATCAATAAAATGAATGGAAACATAAAGCAATATGCTAATATGAAAACAATTAGAAATTCatcattgtaaacaaaaaaagaacaaacctACAACATAATTAACTTGAATAGAAAGCAAAATGCCAGTTTGGGGTAGagatttgttcttttctttttcctttttttactttttggatTGTATAACGATCATCAATCTTATAGGCTTTgaatatcaaacaaaaaagtgcAACGAAAGCAGCCAAAAGCTGGGACCAGCTTCAACCATATCTCCAATGCAATGTACAATGGCCTGGTGTTTGTCTTTACGTCCTCATTTTGTGATCCCAAACTTTACTATTCTTAGCACTATGCCAAGATTAGGCAAATAATACCACTTCCAATGTAGCATGATAGTTTTTAACATGCAgttcataatatatatattcctcatgcattactaaaataaataaataaataacatccTCAACCATTCACCAAAATGaaagacagagacagagagataaatttgaagggggaaaaaaaaaaaaaacctttatCAGATGCTGGGAAGGGTGGATGGGCCGCTAGTTGGAATACCTGcaaatccaaaatcaaaatcaaaacaataccTAACtgaaaaacataatcaaaaccaatttgaaatTAAGAAGCACAAGAAGAAGAGTAAGTCCCTTTCCCATGTAGAAGATATAGAAGTCGTGTAAATTAGGACTCTTCATATGCATGGTACCATTGATTGCAGTGAAGTTTCATGTTCAATGGGTTGGGAAGGCCTGTAAACATGAAAATATACAAGCCAAATAAAACAATAGTTATAGCTAACTGCCCAAATAAGACTTTAGATGatgataaaaagaaacaaataaatatcCAGTCTCGTGTACAAGTTAGTGCCTCAACATTTTCAGGTTTGAGAGCAATACAACCTTATAACTTAAGCAATACCACCTTATAACTTAAGTAAGAGTATATCAGCTAGCAAATGTAGTTTTGTATTGTAACCTGAATATCCATTGCTCtcatttccttcttttaatatatatatatatatatatatataactaacCCTATGATGCATAGGCATTTGTTTACACTGACTCTTTTCTTCTCAGCACTTGAAAGACTTAAAACAAGAGATGCTACAAGAAATCCCTTTTCTAACAGAATTGCTGGATGAACTGAATATAGAGGCGCACATCTCCCTTTTTAATAGAATAGTTAGACTATAAATAAAAGTCTACTTATCTAGCTTTTCGTTAGCTTCAACTGTATTTCACAAGGTCTTTTTTTATcgaataaaatattatgaattCTCCCCAATGTAAAAGCAAGTAGGCTTCTTCCCCATATTCACAACtgaaaggcaaaaaaaaatacaaaactgGTAAAGATAAAAGAATAACAATGATACCAAAAACCGAGGGAATAGAAGGCAATACAAATGTCAAGTGGAATTGTGCCTTGGACATAATCCCAAAACCCAATCTTAAAGTCCTAAAACAATGCCTCACAATTTGCCATCATGGGCAGCATGACATAATATTTGCAACAGAGAAGTATCCCTatgaaccaaaaacaaagaagaaaacacaTCCTGCTTGGTTTTTGTAATCTATTTTAAACTAGACTATATACTGTTACctgcttctctctctgtcacttcattgccattttttttttaattaattaatttttttttttttggtaataagAAACATAATTTGATTAAGAAGAGAACAGAACAATACAAGAGACAAGTTGTCCACTGGTCTAGCTATACTAGGTAAACAACTTCACCAACATACATGGCACTAGATGAACAAAACTTGTAGTGGACAGCAGATTTCCATTTGCCAAAGGGGGTTGCCATTTGCCAAAAGGCTAGATCAGAAAttttcattattcttaatATGTTCAAAACAATATTGGAATCACCTGAGAAAACATTTGAATATACTGTTcccttgaaaaataaaaaattaactatCATGAATGTACAggcatcatacattttaagtTCCAAGGGATATAGGAATCACGCCACTAAGTgtgaaaaattttgaaattgacaAACTAGGGAcatcaaacttgaaaaacaatATAACTCGCACATTTCGTACATTGcaagcctctctctctctcaattttttgCGAGTTCATGTTTTATGGAAATTTGTTTGACCGAGTCTTACTAGAAAATATCTGATGACTAAATACACACATGCAAATTGATACACGGTGCAGCCTTATTCAACTGGAAAACAACCCAGTTTATGTATTTCAAAAAAAGCAACCATCTTAAGCACAATAGCATAGTTTTTGAAAGTTTCCCTTTAAGAAGAACCAAGTATTTCAAAACATCTCCtcaatatttttcttgtcCCCTTCACTTCACTTATTGGAACTTagttaaataataataataaaagattaaaataagCAGTATAAACCCTTATGCATATTACAGCAGAGCAGACCCACTAGTTATTTCCAATAATACAAATTGTCACAGAATTAAGCATGATAACAATGCATCATATGATACATGAATGCCTACTCGGAAGAGTACAAACACACAGAAAAATGAGAGTCTCAAACTCTGAAAGAGGCATTTCATCAACCACTGCAGTCAAGCACAACCTCGTGATCAAAGTTAAtatcaaaatgaagaaatggtgaaaaaaaaatttggacaaatggaaaaaaaggACAGACAAAAATCTAAAAtctcaaaatgaaaatcaaattatcACATACTTAAGTACCATACCAATGCATCATATGATACATGAATGCCTACTCGGAAGAGTACAAACACATAGAAAAATGAGAGTCTCAAACTCTGAAAGAGGCATTTCATCAACCATTGCAGTGAAGCACAACCTCGTGATCAAAGTTCATATAAAAATGAAGACTTGCCGAAAAAATTTTTTTGACAAATGGAAAGAAATGACAGACACAAATCTAAAATCGCAAcatgaaaatcaaattgtCACAGAATTAAGTATCATAAAAATGCATCATATGATACATGAATGCCTACTCGGAATGCACTGCCAGCTGCATGATATCTAAAAGGAATTCGAAACTAATCCTACAAAGACATGGGCTTACAACGGGATCTAAAATTAAagcaatgacttcataggaggaTCATTTCAAGTATCTCACAAGATGACATAATATCTCCATATAATCCGCTGAGGAGGCATTATTTACAGAACTGGCTCCACTCTAATAGATGGGTTCTACACGCAAGACACGTGAGGCAAATTTTCTAATACATACAAGCATACATTCAATTCAATGTACCAAAAGatcataatatttttataactTGCAGAAAATCCTCACTTCATGCTGATACAGATCATAACTATATCATGTCATACAAAGGCTCCTCCTGGTAGTGATATACGCACAAATCATGATGACAAGGCAATCCTTTGATCTTAAAATAATGTACATAACTTTCTGTGAATCAAAGTTCTAGCATGGGAGATCAACTTAGAGATACCAGGTAAGTTTGTGCAgtcaaaaatttattttctttccccATATTTTCTCTCattagcaaaataaaatatggagATATGAGTCATACATACACTAGCCGTAGTTTGAACtcaaaaaaatgtaaaacaaaatgaaaatcaaatttcagTAAGGGCAGCCATGGCAGTAAGTGATTAAAAAGCCTTGAAAATTTCGAACACATAAAAGGATAACTCACTGAAAAGTTTGAAGCTTTGCGAGTTGGACAAGTAAACGTGCAAGAGTTTGCGAAGTTGAAGAACTCCTGGAGGTGCCTGTGAATGTcatgaaggtgaggacctcAAGGCCaatctaaaaagtaaaaccCAATACACCCAGTTCTAACTAGACCTAAAATCTGATCAATACAcccaatcctacccaacaacCAGCTATAGCATGAAAAAAAGGTGgaaatccataccttgattGCCAAAAGTGGTGGCCGGACGACGGAGAACGACGGCCGTGAAATTCAAGGAAAAACCTGCCTGTTTTCGAGATATTCCGGGGCCTGGAAGACCGGAAGGGGCGGCGAAGGCTCGGGGTTTGACGGCGAGGTCTGGCCGGACGTTTTGGGTCCAGTCTCGAGGGTTGGGGTGGTTGGCATTGGTGGTTATGGAGGTTTGGAGGTGCGGCGCTGTGTGCAAAATCGAAGGGGTATGGGGCTGGGTCGCGGAGAGAtcgagagaaagagagagagaagaaagtaagatataaaaatctgatttgcAAAAATTACGCCGTTGCCCCTCAACATaatttgaccgtattttcttcattaTGACTCGGATTCTAGCCAACgggtctacggactcgtttcaaCGTCCTCTGCGCAACGGTAGAAtcgaaattttcaaattccttcccgaacaaaagtcaactttttctctaataaaatAGTATATGGGCAAATAGTCTTTtccttaaataaattaattttacaaaattaattaaagtttgGGTTGTTACACAAATCAAATACCAAAGAAGCCCTAaaatttcacccaaaaaattcctttttgttgCAGTGGGGGTTTTAATAAAACTGTGcgttttgaatttgtttaaaaacctttttcgtcttttgctattttcaaatatatttctctTCACATTAAACcccaaattcttttattcctCACTCGCATATGTGTAGCTCTAATCCTCCTGTGAATTTACGAATCATCCTACTCCATTTCGATTGTATGACTAATTGGATAATATTAGggtttgaaattgaatattACATTTATTACTTAAATGTACTGGAATGTTAAGCTTCAAACAGATTTACTAATTTAGtttcattatattttattatttataatttttcttctaaaagACTTATTCATCATTGCTGGAAGGCTTACCTTTGCAGGACCAAAGTTACCTAGCATCAATGCAAAGCCTGTAAAAACTTTGGTATTATTTAAATTGTAAGGGAGATTGGTTatgtaaattttttgggtaataattaattttttttgcttctaGTCTTTTAAATATTGCTGGATCCGCCGCTGcgggtatatatatatatatatatacaactatacatatatgtgtaaaacacatgtatataagtacattatagtatatatgtatgtaagtataaatataatataatatatacatataataataataaataaataaatattaataatactaataatacTAATAATCATATAAGATATACATCTTATACATTTGCGAGCATGAGATCAGTTAATTCTCCCTTTCCACATGGATTTAGTAGTACCCTCCTAAGGAGGTGTTATGCTGAGCTCGGTATTAACAATCTCATATAAGACTACGACTCGATGAAACAAACATGGTACTAAATTTAGTGAAGGCGAAGCCAAGCTAACCTTGTATAACAAACGACCTTTACTCCTCTCATATTCCAAATGAATCTGGTGAGTCGGACATAACTTAAGGTAGTCATGAGGTTtagttgtttttcttttttctttttttttggaacaaaatttAAAGCCACATTGTAATAATTGTATGCCTTACCATAAACAATACAAATTGATATTTACAGAATGTTGTGcgaaaatatttgtttgaagATAATTAATAGATTcaaattattccaagttaAACATGCAAGTGCACATTGTGAACAAAAACGCACATATTCAAAAATAGTAAAGCGTGCAAGTAAAGGATTTTGTCCACAAAGATTGGTTGTTAACTATGTCAAATTTGTAGTTTAACAAACACTAAGAATGACTATATCTGACTAAATTATGAAAGTTTGATGGTGAAAACATTCTAAATTGGACAATGAAAGCGACACACAGCCAATGTGTAATTGCCATTTCATGTTGCAAAATCATATTTACTGTTCAGCAATTTCCAAAGAACTCTGCCATATcatttttcccatttttcatttatctTCATAATTAAGCACCTAAgctaaatatgaaaaacaatGGAATTTATTGCATCTAACCATTCTAATCATGCAAATgcataataaaatatcaatattaaTGTATCAAAACTCCTACATGTAACATTAACATAGATACAAAATAACACTAATGATATATGTCATGCCAAAAGTTGGGGAAATACATGAACAATATGGTTGTAGTGAATATTTCGTACATAAAACCTAAACCATATATATAGTGGAAGTACTACAATCCATGTCATTTTATTGGGGTGAATGGAACCCAAAATCTATTACGATCCCTACGTGGCGAGGCTTGTGTGTCAAATTGTGATTCCAATACACTATACTCGGGTGTGTCAAAGGTGAAACCATCAGAGGTGTAATGAGTGGAGCCACTAGACACTTCGCCACATGAGAAGCCCGAGTTAGGGGGTGTATAAGAAGAGGACAACATCTTAGTCCCATGCACAGCACTCGAGGAGGAATAAAATGTTATGTTCCCAACAGTTGTATCATCTTCTGGTCCAAAACTAGAAAGAATATCGCTCATGTCACTTGTATAACCCCTTTTCCGCTTACCTCCCTCACCAACAATGAGATTTGGACAGTTTCTTTTGTTGTGACCAGTAACCTTGCACTCTCCGCATTGTGGGGCCTTTTTGCCTTTGCTTCCCGTTGTTTGCTTTCCTTTTGTCTTAGCAACTATGGGGTCTCTTACAACATTATTATGGCATCCTAGTTTAAGACTAGTTTGCTCATGTTGCTCCTTCCATGTCTCAACCAAAGTATTTAATCTCCCACATTCAGCCTTTAGCCTCTTGTAAGCGACTTCTGTTTGTGACCCATAAAAACAAAGCTTGTTAAAATCAACGCttaatgacccaaacctagCCATTTGAATAGTTTCGTGGGGAACATCATCAGACTTGACTACAATTTCACTCCCACGTCTTGCATCCTTTGTCCATCTCTTCATTATTAAGGTCGGAAGTATTTCATCCATATGCTCACATTTCATGACTCCAAACATATGACAACACGGAATTCCACtggattcaaataatttgCACGAACATTGCAGATGTTGCTCTTTCGTGTAGTACACAACAGTCCATTTCTCAACGGGTCTtccaaatttggaaaatgtGTAAACACGAGGATCTTCATTGTTTCTTACGGGTTGCACGAGAATTAATTTTGCCTCCTTGTTTATCTCATTTCTTATCAACTTGTAAATGTCGTGAGTGAAAATAGAAGCTGCATGTTCCTCTAGTGATCGGAGGTGCGTGCGAAGGAGTGGATGTGAATTGTTGGAATCAAAGTCATCCTTCACATTCTCATTTCTCAACCTCAATAACGATCTTTCAATCCGTGGAATACCCTCCACTAACCTCATGCCTCTACCAATTCCATCCTTCAAGTTCTTATGCATACCCTCGACACGTTGTGTGGTGGTATTCCCACCAAAAAAATGCCCTGAGCAGTATGCTTCAGCCCATCGTTTCCGTTTACGATACATCATCTCGATCCAATCGCCTTTTAGATCATACGTATCTATCATTTGCTGCCAATGTTGTTCGAAAGCTACTGGTGTCAAACCACCATGCACACAATAGCTAAACTCCCTTACTATTTCTGGGTTATTCACATTGGTGTTCACATTCCTCATGATGTGCCATGTACATAAACGATGATGTGCATCGGGAAAAACTTCATCAATCGCTACGCGCCTTGCGTCATCCCCGTCCGTGACAATAGATACAGGCTTCTTGTCCTTCATAGAAGTCAAAAAAGTTCTGAGTACCCAACGATATGTATCAGCAGTCTCATCAACAAGAAATGCACAACCAAAAACTGTAGTCGCGTTATGGTTGTTTACACCAACAAACACCACTAAAGGCTTGTCATATACATTGGTTTTGTACGTGCTATCAAGTATCACCACATCCCCAAAGCAACAATAATCGTGTAGAGATTGAGAGTCTCTCCAAAACAAATTTGCCAATCTATTCTCCTCATCTACACTAAACATGCAAAAAAATTCCGGGTCCGCTATTGCCTTGCCATTCATGTAGCTTATTGCTGCTTGTGCATCACCATCCAATACCACTTGTCGACGCTCGAAATCCATCCTGTTATATAGATCCTTACTGGTGAACCCCACTTTTTTGTATCCACCTGCTTGGTCAACCATATAGTCGTACGTCCTATTGGTTTTAATAGAGGCTTTTCTCATAGACATAGATTGTGCTATGTTAGATTCCGTAACACACCGGTGCGAACGAAGAAAAGGCACCTCATGTGAGTTAGCAAGTCGGTGGCTGTGCTCCTTTACAAATTTAGTCACAATATAAGCATCCTGGTTAGGACAATACTTCACAGCAAATGTAGCGTGACAATTCTCTCTAGTCTCTTTCCTTGGTGTACGAACCATATCATCTCTATTCGTCCATTTCTTTGATCTACTCCCTTCTTTTGAGCACACCCATTGTCTTCCCATCACAACCCCACCCTCGCTACGTCTCAAACGACTTCTTCTTATGCTAAAACCAATTGCAAGGGCATAGTTGCTGTAAAATCTTTCTGCTTCCTCAACTTTTGCAAACTCTCTCTCCGAGAAATCAGCAATGCTCATATTTTGGAAGTTCAACCCATCATACTCAAACTGTCTGCTTTTCTCAGTACTTTCTTCTGTTCTACTACCCAAAATCTGTAAAGATGGGacattttcagtttcttcaAGTGACTCAGCCTCTGCAAAATAACCTTCACTCTTAGGGACAGAGTTTTGGCCCTGAATTCCATTCGTTTTACTTGCTTCTGCATCCATTTCCTGAAAATAGGCAACATGTCTTTCATGGCATAATTAATATGCAAATAAATGGATACACATCAATTGCATTTAgtagaaatataaacatacaatTCCATCATGAAGGAAGTCCTTACTGAGAGATTCTACATTTCATAATTGTGCACATATAATGGCAATTGCACGACTATAATGCAAATAGACTGTtatgtttgtcaattgcaagaCTATAATGCAATTAGAAGaaactgtttgtcaattgcaagaCTATAATGCAATTAGAAGtaactgtttgtcaattgcattgacAAAACACATATGTTCTCAGAATGTTAGAGGCCATCAATAACATGGCAATATGGATACAATAATTGCAAAATAGGACTACCTAATTGGTAATTGCATTCAAAATGACATAATGAAGTACCTCTTACATTTCCATTACCAAAATGCAACGCTACAAATATcatggcatttgcaatacaatTAAGAAATTCTATCTAATGTTTTTCATGGCATAATTAATATGCAAATAAATGGATACACATCAAGTGCATTTAgtagaaatataaacatacaatTCCATCATGAAGGAAGTCCTTACTGAGAGATTCTACATTTCATAATTGTGCACATATAATGGCAATTGCACGACTATAATGCAAATAGACTGTtatgtttgtcaattgcaagaCTATAATGCAATTAGAAGtaactgtttgtcaattgcattgacAAAACACATATGTTCTCAGAATGTTAGAGGCTATCAATAACATGGCAATATGGATACAATAATTGCAAAATAGGACTACCTAATTGGTAATTGCATTCAAAATGACATAATGAAGTACCTCTTACATTTCCATTACAAAAATGCAACGCTACAAATATcatggcatttgcaatacaatTAAGAAATTCTATCTAATGTTTTTCAAATGACTCACAAACTTTTCAACATTAACAATATGCCCAACattaaagaagagaaagatattGACATTGATTATATTGTGTTTCTTGTCTGTGAAATAACTCAAATTAcaatggttttcttttcagcAAATCAAAAACCCATTTACTTCTGCTTAGTTGCTTCCTGGGCTGCATTAATTTCTGCTCagtttttctggttttcttAATAACATAATTACTTGATTTCATATAGGGAAAATTACCCATACAAATAGCTGGTTTTCTTTGAGCAGATCAATATAGCAAAATTTTATATTGCTGGTTTTTGGGAACTCAAGTGTGGACAAGGATGAACTACTATAAAGCTATTAATTTTACCTTTGCAATGGCCACTTCAATACGTTTCAGCAACAGCAACTCGTTTCCACTGGTTTTTTGTGAACCACGCAGAATGCCCAGCCACCGAGAGTTAAgatcttctcaatttcatCTCCAGAATCAAGTGATTCACATGTAGGGGatgagagggagagatgaaAGAGAAAGTGCCGTTGGTGGGATTGCCTCAGTTCACgatctcttcttcctttctgttccttcttccttctgtCGTCCTGTAGCAGTTCACGATCTCTTCTTCTgttccttcttcctttctgTCGTCCTGTAGTTCTTttctggttttatttttttttttctgttcacttattattttattcacttttacCTACACCAACCCTTTTAGCAGGTTACCAACATTCAATGGTGTGGATTTGACCCTCATCTCCACTTACTCATCCAACGGCTGATATTTTGGGCGCATGGATACACCACGCCCATTGTAGAATTTTCCTTCTTATTGCACCTACCTAGGAATGAAGTAGATGGAAAGCTTAGTGTAATCGAAAAGACATAATAATATGCACAAAGCAAATTTGTATCTGTACATCGCATTTAAGTCATCAATAACTTACCAATTGTAAGGGTCTTTTCGTTCTAGCAGTTTGACGAATGGATTTGGGCTGATGTAAAATGAAGACAAACCAAATTCCCCCAATAAtc
The genomic region above belongs to Prunus dulcis unplaced genomic scaffold, ALMONDv2, whole genome shotgun sequence and contains:
- the LOC117613208 gene encoding protein FAR1-RELATED SEQUENCE 5-like encodes the protein MSIADFSEREFAKVEEAERFYSNYALAIGFSIRRSRLRRSEGGVVMGRQWVCSKEGSRSKKWTNRDDMVRTPRKETRENCHATFAVKYCPNQDAYIVTKFVKEHSHRLANSHEVPFLRSHRCVTESNIAQSMSMRKASIKTNRTYDYMVDQAGGYKKVGFTSKDLYNRMDFERRQVVLDGDAQAAISYMNGKAIADPEFFCMFSVDEENRLANLFWRDSQSLHDYCCFGDVVILDSTYKTNVYDKPLVVFVGVNNHNATTVFGCAFLVDETADTYRWVLRTFLTSMKDKKPVSIVTDGDDARRVAIDEVFPDAHHRLCTWHIMRNVNTNVNNPEIVREFSYCVHGGLTPVAFEQHWQQMIDTYDLKGDWIEMMYRKRKRWAEAYCSGHFFGGNTTTQRVEGMHKNLKDGIGRGMRLVEGIPRIERSLLRLRNENVKDDFDSNNSHPLLRTHLRSLEEHAASIFTHDIYKLIRNEINKEAKLILVQPVRNNEDPRVYTFSKFGRPVEKWTVVYYTKEQHLQCSCKLFESSGIPCCHMFGVMKCEHMDEILPTLIMKRWTKDARRGSEIVVKSDDVPHETIQMARFGSLSVDFNKLCFYGSQTEVAYKRLKAECGRLNTLVETWKEQHEQTSLKLGCHNNVVRDPIVAKTKGKQTTGSKGKKAPQCGECKVTGHNKRNCPNLIVGEGGKRKRGYTSDMSDILSSFGPEDDTTVGNITFYSSSSAVHGTKMLSSSYTPPNSGFSCGEVSSGSTHYTSDGFTFDTPEYSVLESQFDTQASPRRDRNRFWVPFTPIK